In a single window of the Phycisphaerales bacterium genome:
- a CDS encoding sugar ABC transporter ATP-binding protein, with amino-acid sequence MFASHPDDCTLLEMRNITKSFDGVPVLLGVNFDLRAGEVHALVGENGAGKSTLIKVLAGVHRDWGGDVWLRGRTVRFSGPRAASQAGVAVIHQELALVPGLTVAENLFLGREPRTPWGTLNRHTMDTRAAAVLQEDLGIQVDPRGLAGALPLATRQVLEIAKALLIYDDGTSRGAGLLVLDEPTSALSDEEARRLFAIIRRLRERGAGVVYVSHRMEEIYALADRITVLRDGRQVCTATPAELPPDELVARMVGRTFAAPTARQDAATGPVRLEVRSVALRSADGRRTALHDIELVVRAGEMVGLTGLLGSGASELLGAIYGRYGRLDSGQILVDGVPVRNLVPRTALARGIALLTNDRQASGLVLPLSVLANVTLAALPECTRVGLLRSARERAIYAASAGRLAVKTPSIHAAVRTLSGGNQQKVLLARWLATRPLVLLLDEPTRGIDVAAKAEIYALLRALARDGVGLVICTSELPELLALADRVLVLRRGRIVTELPRGMATQETVLHAAMGGE; translated from the coding sequence ATGTTCGCCAGCCATCCCGATGATTGTACGCTCCTCGAAATGCGTAACATCACCAAGTCGTTTGACGGCGTACCCGTTCTCCTCGGGGTGAACTTCGACCTCCGTGCGGGTGAGGTCCACGCCCTGGTCGGAGAAAATGGGGCCGGCAAGAGCACGCTCATCAAAGTCCTCGCCGGAGTGCATCGCGACTGGGGAGGGGACGTATGGTTACGCGGTCGAACGGTGCGATTCTCCGGGCCACGGGCGGCGTCCCAGGCCGGCGTGGCCGTGATTCATCAGGAGTTGGCCCTCGTGCCAGGGCTCACGGTGGCAGAAAACCTCTTCCTCGGCCGTGAGCCGCGCACCCCGTGGGGTACGCTCAATCGCCACACTATGGACACCCGTGCCGCTGCGGTGCTGCAAGAAGACCTCGGCATACAAGTAGACCCGCGGGGGCTGGCAGGAGCGCTTCCGCTGGCGACCCGCCAGGTACTTGAAATCGCCAAGGCGCTGCTCATCTACGATGACGGTACGAGCCGCGGGGCCGGGCTGCTTGTGCTCGATGAACCCACCAGTGCCCTGTCTGACGAGGAAGCCCGGCGGCTCTTCGCCATCATCCGTCGTCTGCGGGAGCGCGGCGCCGGTGTCGTGTACGTGTCGCACCGCATGGAGGAGATCTACGCCCTGGCAGACCGAATCACCGTGCTCCGCGATGGGCGCCAAGTCTGTACCGCCACTCCGGCCGAACTGCCACCCGATGAGCTGGTCGCCCGAATGGTCGGCCGCACTTTCGCCGCCCCTACTGCCCGGCAGGATGCCGCCACCGGACCGGTCCGCCTGGAGGTTCGCAGTGTGGCGCTGCGGTCGGCTGACGGGCGCCGCACGGCCCTCCATGACATCGAACTCGTGGTCCGCGCCGGAGAGATGGTCGGCCTCACCGGCTTGCTGGGCAGTGGCGCCAGCGAACTGCTCGGCGCCATCTACGGCCGGTACGGCCGGCTGGACAGCGGTCAGATTCTGGTCGATGGGGTGCCCGTGCGCAACCTTGTTCCGCGGACAGCACTAGCGCGCGGTATCGCCCTGCTGACGAACGATCGACAGGCCAGCGGGCTGGTGTTGCCCCTTTCGGTGCTGGCTAACGTTACGCTCGCAGCCCTGCCGGAGTGCACCCGTGTCGGGCTGCTCAGGTCCGCCCGAGAGCGCGCCATCTACGCGGCTTCGGCGGGGCGTTTGGCCGTGAAAACACCCTCGATCCACGCGGCGGTCCGCACGTTATCCGGCGGCAACCAGCAGAAGGTGCTGCTGGCACGCTGGCTTGCCACGCGGCCCCTGGTATTGCTACTGGACGAGCCGACCCGTGGCATTGATGTCGCGGCCAAGGCAGAAATCTACGCCCTGCTCCGGGCACTCGCGCGAGACGGAGTCGGCCTCGTCATCTGCACCAGCGAGCTGCCCGAGTTGCTGGCGCTCGCGGATCGCGTGCTCGTCCTGCGGCGCGGGCGGATAGTGACGGAATTACCGCGCGGCATGGCGACGCAGGAAACGGTGCTGCATGCTGCGATGGGCGGGGAGTAG